In the Paenibacillus sp. FSL H7-0357 genome, one interval contains:
- a CDS encoding CPBP family intramembrane glutamic endopeptidase — protein MKKFKLGDIKIKKADPQALTDKLLLINLYITQGLTLFIGLIWILLQKRNPFDILNFPNSVNFVYWGLGLAGIMLIVDFILTYIVPEESMDDGGINQLLFGNRPLWHIVVIAAVVSVCEELLFRGAIQHGLGPYWTSILFAVIHVRYLRHWIPTGWVFLSSYGLGYIYIHSGTIWAPILCHFFIDLFSGLVIRYRRVS, from the coding sequence ATGAAAAAATTCAAATTAGGTGACATAAAGATTAAAAAAGCCGATCCTCAAGCGTTAACCGACAAGCTGCTGCTGATCAATCTCTACATTACACAGGGCCTTACCTTATTTATCGGTTTGATATGGATATTATTGCAGAAAAGAAATCCGTTTGACATATTAAATTTTCCTAACAGTGTAAATTTTGTGTACTGGGGCCTTGGTTTGGCAGGAATTATGCTGATTGTGGATTTTATTCTGACTTATATTGTACCAGAAGAAAGCATGGATGACGGAGGAATTAACCAGTTGTTGTTCGGCAACCGCCCTTTGTGGCATATTGTAGTCATTGCAGCGGTTGTTTCAGTTTGCGAGGAACTCCTGTTCCGCGGTGCCATTCAGCATGGACTGGGTCCCTACTGGACGAGCATTCTTTTCGCAGTTATTCATGTACGTTATCTGCGGCACTGGATTCCGACCGGGTGGGTATTCCTCAGCAGCTACGGTCTTGGTTATATATACATCCATTCCGGAACGATTTGGGCACCGATTTTATGTCATTTCTTCATCGACCTGTTCTCAGGTCTGGTGATTCGCTACAGGAGGGTATCATGA